The Candidatus Defluviibacterium haderslevense DNA window ATCATTATGGGAATCACACCGGATAAACCCAGCGCAATAAATGCCACAGCCGTTCTGAGGTATGGCTTAAATACAAGAAGCGTTTTTGACTTGATATAAAAAACACCGATACCGATGATAAGTATTACAAAATTGATAATGGATTCATTAAAAAAATCTTTGATAATTCGAAACCTGTTATTCACCGTAATCACATCAGATAGACTATGCAATACCTGAAACTGGAAATACATGCCCAGACCATTTAGCGAATCGGGAACAATCCAAAACAGTAAGGCCAGAAAACCAACAAACCCCATAAAAATAGCACCTATATCGATGAAAGCCCGGGACCAGGTTTCCTTATGCATAATAGCCCAAAACCACAGGGGTGCACTTAGAATAAAAAAAGCTACCAAACCCTTGGAAAGAAACCCAAAAATCAAAGCGAAACTGGCCAGTAAAATATATAAGGCTCTTCTTTCCGTTAAACTTTTCAAATAAAAAAATACTGAAGCACACAAAAATACACTCATCGTGTTTTCGAGCATATTATTGGAATACGACCATGACACTTTAGGAAATAGCAACCATAACAATAAGGGCACCCACGCCAAAGTCCAGGCTTGTCCCAATTGTCTCCATATCAGGACGATCATTAATCCAGTTAGAATGGCTGTAAAAAAAGAAAAACAGCGTTCTACGTAAATACTCGAACCAAAGACAAAATGCAAATAACCTTCAAGCCATAAGGCCAGGGGCGGATGTTCATAAAATTCAGGGTAAAGGGTTGCTGTATAATACAATTTCCAAAAGCTACCCAGACCTTCTGCCAGATTATTAGATATGGCCGCATAGGTGACTCCATCTAAAAACATCCCGTCGGCAAACAAATGGGGACCAACTAACAGTATAAACAAGCCACCAACAAAATAAAAGAAATATGAGGATTTATGACCCATTGTGGCGGATTGGTTGCTTGTTCAGGATTAATTAGCTCAAATCTAGACGATTTTTATTGAATGCATCCATTTTTGAACTAAAATTTTAAAAGTACTGACTTTCGTGCTCCAAAACCAAATAAATAAGGGTAATGGATCATTATTTTAGCGCTTTACCGGCGCACAATAAATTTATTTTGTCCATAAAAGGCCTCTTTTTCAAGCTTTTATAAAAAAAAGATGAAAATAAATTTGAAAATAAGACCGTACTTGACTTACCTTTGCCCCGCTTTATAAAAAAGCAGTTTTAAAACATTTAAAATTATTACCATTGAATACGTTAAGTTACAGAACAAGCCACACACGTCCTGAGGATGTGGTTCGCAAGTGGTTCGTGATCGATGCGGAGAACCTGGTGTTAGGTCGCATGTCATCACATATAGCCAGTATATTACGTGGCAAACACCGTCCGGATTATACGCCTCATGTGGATTGTGGGGATTATATCATTGTTATCAATGCCGAAAAAGTACGTTTTACCGGCAAAAAATTAGATGACAAGACTTATTTAACCTATAGCGGTTATCCTGGAGGTCAGAAATCAGCTACACCTCGTGAGTTATTAGCACGTATCCCAACCAGAGTTGTTGAGACCGCTGTTAGAAAGATGTTGCCTAAGAATAAATTAGGTGATGCTATGTATAAAAAATTATTTGTTTACGCAGGTTCTGAGCACTTTCATCAAGCTCAAAAGCCTGAAGTTATAAATCTATAATCCCCTATGGAAATAATCAATGCAGTAGGAAGACGTAAAGCGGCAGTAGCTCGTGTATATCTTACCAAATCCAGTGGCGACACTCCAACCGTGTTAATCAATAACCGACAATTGGCAGAATACTTTCCAATTAAAGATATCGCACAAAAAGTACTAGACCCTATGATGACTGTCGAAGGTGGTGCTGGATACAATGTTAAAATCTCTGTTGACGGAGGCGGTCTTAAAGGACAAGCAGAAGCTATACGAATGGCGATTTCCAGAGCTCTATGTAAAATCAACGTAGATTTCAGAGGACCTTTGAAAGAGAAAAAATTCTTAACCAGAGATT harbors:
- the rpsI gene encoding 30S ribosomal protein S9; this translates as MEIINAVGRRKAAVARVYLTKSSGDTPTVLINNRQLAEYFPIKDIAQKVLDPMMTVEGGAGYNVKISVDGGGLKGQAEAIRMAISRALCKINVDFRGPLKEKKFLTRDSREVERKKFGKRKARRSSQFSKR
- the rplM gene encoding 50S ribosomal protein L13, whose translation is MNTLSYRTSHTRPEDVVRKWFVIDAENLVLGRMSSHIASILRGKHRPDYTPHVDCGDYIIVINAEKVRFTGKKLDDKTYLTYSGYPGGQKSATPRELLARIPTRVVETAVRKMLPKNKLGDAMYKKLFVYAGSEHFHQAQKPEVINL
- a CDS encoding glycosyltransferase family 39 protein codes for the protein MHFVFGSSIYVERCFSFFTAILTGLMIVLIWRQLGQAWTLAWVPLLLWLLFPKVSWSYSNNMLENTMSVFLCASVFFYLKSLTERRALYILLASFALIFGFLSKGLVAFFILSAPLWFWAIMHKETWSRAFIDIGAIFMGFVGFLALLFWIVPDSLNGLGMYFQFQVLHSLSDVITVNNRFRIIKDFFNESIINFVILIIGIGVFYIKSKTLLVFKPYLRTAVAFIALGLSGVIPIMISMKQSSYYIVPAFPFFAMGYSILLVPVASQVYKYIMDREAFTRALRIIALSLCIGALGFTVYKSQTFGRDEAKLTMIYQFSKSIPPRTIIDMEPELKEDWGLHAYFMRYGSVSLDAKSFPQRTFYLCRNSEAMTDSTYLQVDESNGYSLFKRQ